From Geitlerinema sp. PCC 9228, one genomic window encodes:
- a CDS encoding tetratricopeptide repeat protein yields the protein REQSLPPSHPDLATNYNNLAELYRTQGKYDDAEPLHLKAVQIYEQSLPPSHPHLATSYHNLAALYYLQGKLDDAEPLYLKAIQIWEQSLPPSHHSLATSYNNLAGLYYLQGKYDDAEPLFLKAWQILEEKLGAEHPHTLAAKGNYEIVQQRRKQ from the coding sequence CGAGAACAATCCCTACCTCCCTCCCATCCTGACCTCGCTACCAACTACAACAATCTCGCAGAGTTGTACCGAACCCAAGGCAAATACGACGATGCCGAACCTCTCCATCTTAAAGCTGTTCAAATCTACGAACAATCCCTACCTCCCTCCCATCCTCACCTCGCTACCAGCTACCACAATCTCGCAGCGTTGTACTATCTCCAAGGCAAACTTGATGATGCCGAACCTCTCTATCTTAAAGCTATTCAAATCTGGGAACAATCCCTACCTCCCTCCCATCACAGCCTCGCTACCAGCTACAACAATCTCGCAGGGTTGTACTATCTCCAAGGCAAATACGACGATGCCGAACCTCTGTTTTTAAAAGCTTGGCAAATTCTAGAAGAAAAATTGGGTGCGGAACATCCCCATACGCTCGCTGCCAAAGGAAATTACGAAATTGTGCAACAACGGCGCAAACAGTAA
- the selD gene encoding selenide, water dikinase SelD: MQTGTQPIVRDLVMVGGGHSHAIALKLWGTHPIPGVRVTLLTDTSHTPYSGMLPGYVAGFYTYDECHIDLHQLANFAGAHMIRDRAVGLDLQENRVLCAEHPPIRFDVLSLDIDSTPQQSTIPGAAEYAIPIKPVTQFLQVWQQITESIQSASGFVETLPYPLRLAIVGGGVGGVELALSMDACLRRLKHPAEVHLFQRRQELVPQQNAATRRRLHRWLQHRRIRVHTSATISQITKQRRIYQLQCQSGKSWQCDRVFWVTNASAPPWIAESGLDTDREGFVLVRDTLQSVSHPQVFAAGDIATMQRYPRPKAGVFAVRQGKPLFQNLQRALLEKPLQPFTPQKKYLILIGTGQGKAIASRGSCAWGPSPWLWHWKDRIDRQFVARFQNLAATQPPVQSSKAFPYTDSGNDGISLSSAFIQRVLVRVERDAAIWKPPTQQQRTMDPTAARSCKVFQVSSESSILETIDYLYAVVGDGFLFGKIVARHCLSQQWAMGATPQHAMAIAVVTHGNDLVTAESLYQLVNGTIQGLSPVPLFGIQASKSRRMALGLAIQGKMPGENVGVSNRLYPEQTIFVTKALGVGTLLAADCQLQAKGRWVETAIASMLLANENAALCLRQHGATACVSLGEEGLAGYLWELVRVSRVGVELILGTLPSLEGAIATLEAGIVSPRHQENQKIALHLRNADRFMGDPQTEPQYHLLFDPQISGGLLAAVPNERANACLQALYELGYTDSTMVAQVVDQSQGIRLK, translated from the coding sequence ATGCAAACAGGCACGCAACCGATTGTTCGCGATTTGGTGATGGTGGGTGGCGGTCACAGCCATGCGATCGCTTTAAAATTGTGGGGAACCCATCCCATACCAGGCGTACGAGTAACTTTACTGACCGATACGTCCCACACCCCCTATTCTGGCATGTTGCCTGGCTATGTCGCTGGCTTTTATACTTACGACGAGTGCCACATCGACCTACACCAACTGGCGAATTTTGCCGGGGCGCACATGATTCGCGATCGCGCTGTTGGTCTGGATTTGCAGGAAAATCGGGTTTTGTGTGCCGAACATCCCCCCATTCGCTTCGATGTTCTGTCGTTGGATATTGACAGCACGCCCCAACAATCTACCATACCCGGTGCTGCGGAATACGCCATTCCGATTAAACCCGTCACGCAATTTTTGCAAGTTTGGCAGCAAATTACCGAAAGCATACAATCTGCCAGCGGCTTTGTCGAAACCTTGCCCTATCCCTTACGCTTGGCAATTGTGGGTGGTGGTGTCGGTGGGGTGGAACTGGCTTTATCCATGGATGCCTGTTTGCGAAGGTTGAAACACCCGGCGGAGGTGCATTTGTTCCAGCGACGGCAGGAATTGGTTCCCCAACAAAACGCTGCTACCCGCCGTCGCTTGCATCGGTGGTTACAACACCGCCGCATTCGAGTACACACATCAGCTACCATCAGCCAAATTACCAAACAAAGAAGAATTTATCAGCTGCAATGTCAGTCTGGGAAGTCCTGGCAGTGCGATCGCGTTTTTTGGGTAACCAATGCCAGCGCTCCCCCTTGGATTGCTGAGTCAGGATTGGATACCGACCGCGAAGGATTTGTTTTGGTGCGGGATACCCTGCAATCCGTTTCCCATCCCCAAGTATTTGCTGCCGGCGATATTGCCACCATGCAACGCTACCCCCGACCCAAAGCCGGTGTCTTTGCGGTACGTCAGGGCAAACCCCTGTTCCAAAACCTCCAGCGAGCTTTGTTAGAAAAACCCCTGCAACCCTTTACCCCCCAAAAGAAATATCTGATTCTTATCGGTACAGGACAAGGAAAAGCCATTGCTTCCCGGGGCAGCTGTGCCTGGGGACCGTCTCCCTGGCTGTGGCATTGGAAAGACCGCATCGACCGCCAGTTTGTGGCCAGGTTCCAGAATCTTGCGGCAACCCAACCGCCTGTCCAATCCTCCAAAGCCTTTCCCTATACCGACAGTGGAAACGATGGCATTTCTCTGTCTTCTGCCTTTATCCAACGAGTGCTGGTGCGGGTAGAACGGGATGCTGCTATTTGGAAACCTCCGACCCAGCAGCAACGAACCATGGATCCTACTGCCGCTCGCAGCTGTAAAGTTTTTCAAGTTTCTTCGGAGTCTTCTATACTAGAAACTATAGATTACTTGTATGCGGTAGTGGGCGATGGGTTTCTTTTCGGGAAAATTGTTGCCCGGCACTGTCTCAGCCAACAGTGGGCAATGGGGGCTACACCGCAGCATGCCATGGCGATCGCGGTAGTTACTCACGGGAATGATTTAGTTACCGCAGAAAGTCTGTATCAACTGGTTAACGGTACCATTCAAGGTTTATCCCCTGTCCCTCTATTTGGCATTCAAGCCAGCAAAAGTCGGCGTATGGCTTTGGGATTAGCCATTCAGGGGAAAATGCCTGGGGAAAATGTTGGGGTATCCAATCGCTTGTACCCAGAACAAACCATATTTGTCACCAAAGCTTTGGGGGTAGGAACGTTGCTGGCTGCCGATTGCCAGTTACAAGCCAAAGGACGGTGGGTGGAAACTGCGATCGCTTCCATGTTGCTTGCCAACGAGAATGCCGCTCTCTGCTTGCGGCAGCACGGGGCAACCGCTTGCGTATCCCTTGGGGAAGAGGGGTTGGCGGGTTATTTGTGGGAGTTGGTGCGGGTATCTCGCGTGGGGGTAGAGCTAATTTTAGGGACACTTCCCAGTTTGGAAGGTGCGATCGCTACTTTAGAAGCAGGCATTGTCAGTCCCCGCCACCAGGAAAATCAGAAAATAGCCCTACATCTGCGCAACGCCGACCGATTTATGGGAGACCCCCAAACGGAACCGCAATATCATTTATTGTTCGATCCCCAAATTTCGGGAGGATTGCTGGCAGCTGTTCCTAACGAACGAGCCAATGCTTGCTTGCAGGCATTGTACGAGTTAGGATATACCGACAGTACCATGGTGGCTCAGGTGGTTGACCAGTCCCAGGGCATTCGATTGAAATAA
- a CDS encoding DMT family transporter — MVWFLLANCTAFSESLKDVFSKRNLRIFDGYFISWMFAALTFFFLLPLLLVVPIPPLGDRFGLALLASGSLNVLATLLYLHALQRSDMSLSLPMITLTPLFLLVTSPLIVGESPQVFDLVGVVFLVVGTYTLNFQVRKEGWLVPFQALLREAGPRFMLGVALLWSLTANFDKMGVQNSSPLFWAIASYGYIALVLSPIVWFKSKISWQQIWPQRFFLVAVGMFNALTVTCQMSAINLTTVVNVISIKRTSVLWGVLWGHLFFAEPGFKTRMSAALLMVTGVFFISIS, encoded by the coding sequence ATGGTTTGGTTTTTGCTGGCCAATTGTACGGCTTTTTCGGAATCTCTGAAGGATGTTTTTAGCAAGAGAAACTTGCGCATTTTTGACGGCTATTTTATCTCCTGGATGTTTGCCGCGCTGACGTTTTTCTTTTTGCTCCCTTTGCTTTTGGTGGTTCCCATTCCTCCTCTCGGCGATCGCTTTGGGTTGGCTTTGCTTGCTAGTGGCAGTTTGAACGTTTTGGCAACCTTGCTGTACCTACATGCTCTGCAACGTTCGGATATGTCCCTATCCTTGCCTATGATAACATTAACCCCGCTGTTTTTGTTGGTGACTTCGCCGTTGATTGTGGGGGAATCTCCCCAGGTTTTCGATCTGGTTGGTGTGGTTTTTTTGGTGGTGGGCACCTACACGCTCAATTTTCAAGTTAGAAAGGAAGGATGGTTGGTGCCTTTTCAAGCTTTGCTGCGGGAAGCCGGACCGCGGTTTATGCTGGGGGTGGCTTTGTTGTGGAGTTTGACAGCCAATTTTGATAAGATGGGGGTGCAAAATTCTTCGCCGCTTTTTTGGGCGATCGCTTCCTACGGATATATTGCCCTGGTCTTGAGTCCCATTGTTTGGTTCAAATCAAAAATTTCCTGGCAGCAAATTTGGCCGCAGCGCTTTTTTCTGGTTGCCGTGGGGATGTTTAACGCGCTCACCGTTACTTGCCAAATGAGTGCTATTAACTTAACTACGGTGGTCAATGTGATTTCTATCAAACGCACCAGCGTTTTGTGGGGCGTACTTTGGGGACATTTATTTTTTGCAGAACCGGGATTTAAAACTCGCATGAGTGCCGCTCTTTTAATGGTGACGGGGGTCTTTTTCATTTCCATTTCCTAA
- a CDS encoding succinate--CoA ligase subunit alpha has translation MILNSENKVLIQGIADPQGTTHAAFMQAYGTNVVAGVHPGQGGQTLHNIPVFDMVEQAIARVGELHTSIIFVSPFDAVDAALEAIAAGIRQLVLVTEGIPPLDMVRLIRQAEVTETSIIGPSSPGIIIPGEVLLGTHPTEFYTPGNIGIVSRSDTLTYEIAGELTRQKMGQSIGIGIGSDTIVGSSFHQWLQILDEDDRTEVIILIGEIGGTSEESAAQYIRDTIDKPVVAYIAGRYAPQGKTIGHAGAAIAAQTTSSDPYVNFFPDANRGTADTKLAAFQQAEIPVAETPSQIPHLVKKFRKKGGRRQK, from the coding sequence ATGATTCTTAATTCGGAAAACAAAGTTTTGATTCAGGGGATTGCCGACCCCCAGGGAACCACTCACGCCGCATTCATGCAAGCCTACGGAACCAACGTGGTGGCTGGTGTTCATCCCGGTCAGGGAGGGCAAACTTTACATAACATTCCCGTTTTTGATATGGTAGAGCAAGCGATCGCGAGAGTGGGGGAACTACACACCAGCATTATTTTCGTCTCCCCCTTCGATGCTGTGGATGCTGCCTTAGAAGCGATCGCGGCTGGGATTCGCCAGTTGGTTTTGGTCACCGAAGGCATTCCCCCATTGGATATGGTGCGCCTGATTCGGCAAGCGGAAGTTACCGAAACCTCCATCATTGGACCCAGTTCCCCCGGCATCATCATTCCCGGTGAAGTTTTGCTGGGAACCCATCCCACCGAATTTTACACCCCCGGCAACATTGGCATCGTCTCCCGCAGCGATACCCTAACCTACGAAATCGCCGGCGAACTCACCCGACAAAAAATGGGGCAATCCATCGGCATCGGCATCGGTAGCGACACCATCGTCGGTTCATCCTTCCACCAATGGTTGCAAATTTTAGACGAAGACGATCGCACCGAAGTAATTATTTTAATTGGCGAAATTGGCGGTACCAGCGAAGAATCCGCAGCACAATACATCCGCGATACCATTGACAAACCCGTAGTCGCCTATATTGCCGGTCGCTACGCACCCCAAGGGAAAACCATCGGTCACGCCGGCGCTGCCATTGCCGCACAAACTACCAGTTCTGACCCCTACGTCAACTTCTTCCCAGACGCCAACCGCGGCACCGCCGACACCAAACTGGCTGCCTTTCAGCAAGCGGAAATTCCCGTCGCCGAAACCCCCTCGCAAATTCCCCACCTGGTGAAAAAATTCCGCAAAAAAGGGGGTCGCCGCCAAAAATAA